The Vanessa atalanta chromosome 2, ilVanAtal1.2, whole genome shotgun sequence genome has a segment encoding these proteins:
- the LOC125074115 gene encoding uncharacterized protein LOC125074115 isoform X1, with amino-acid sequence MGNNIFILTLILVLYINHESDLAIIVRRFVHQTDLSELCKRRVMPSIFLGNQVMESSSHVMHFSLKEVPYSCFLSVRAESGYNIILVIELLSENSLAEECANNRDQFIVYELGETFGGYWGSHSDAMMKPLTRNYTKYYTLKTTPSKNTKRSHKYEDVTQKILKQTFPEPTDKEPDYIRMEVPLVNVSGNLQLGGPLRHTYNAEEIFNFIYDVTPRLFIY; translated from the exons ATGgggaacaatatatttattcttacgcttattttagttctttatataaatcatgAAAGCGATTTAGCAATTATTGTACGTAGATTCGTACATCAAACGGACTTATCGGAGCTTTGCAAGAGACGTGTGATGCCGTCCATATTCTTGGGTAATCAGGTAATGGAGTCTAGCTCGCACGTTATGCACTTTTCACTTAAAGAAGTTCCTTATAGCTGTTTCTTGAGCGTCAG AGCTGAATCCGGTTACAATATCATTTTGGTAATTGAACTGCTGTCGGAGAATAGTTTAGCGGAAGAATGTGCTAATAATCGAGATCAGTTTATCGTTTATGAGTTGGGCGAAACATTTGGGGGCTACTGGGGTTCACACTCGGACGCGATGATGAAGCCGCTAACcagaaattatacaaaatattatacattaaaaacaacaCCCAGTAAAAATACTAAAAG GTCACATAAATATGAAGATGTTACTCAAAAGATTCTGAAGCAAACGTTCCCAGAACCCACGGACAAAGAGCCAGACTATATAAGAATGGAAGTGCCGTTAGTGAATGTGTCAGGAAATCTTCAATTAGGTGGACCGCTGCGTCATACGTACAATGCTGAGGAAATATTCAACTTTATATACGACGTCACTCCtaggttatttatatattaa
- the LOC125074115 gene encoding uncharacterized protein LOC125074115 isoform X2, which translates to MGNNIFILTLILVLYINHESDLAIIVRRFVHQTDLSELCKRRVMPSIFLGNQVMESSSHVMHFSLKEVPYSCFLSVRAESGYNIILVIELLSENSLAEECANNRDQFIVYELGETFGGYWGSHSDAMMKPLTRNYTKYYTLKTTPSKNTKS; encoded by the exons ATGgggaacaatatatttattcttacgcttattttagttctttatataaatcatgAAAGCGATTTAGCAATTATTGTACGTAGATTCGTACATCAAACGGACTTATCGGAGCTTTGCAAGAGACGTGTGATGCCGTCCATATTCTTGGGTAATCAGGTAATGGAGTCTAGCTCGCACGTTATGCACTTTTCACTTAAAGAAGTTCCTTATAGCTGTTTCTTGAGCGTCAG AGCTGAATCCGGTTACAATATCATTTTGGTAATTGAACTGCTGTCGGAGAATAGTTTAGCGGAAGAATGTGCTAATAATCGAGATCAGTTTATCGTTTATGAGTTGGGCGAAACATTTGGGGGCTACTGGGGTTCACACTCGGACGCGATGATGAAGCCGCTAACcagaaattatacaaaatattatacattaaaaacaacaCCCAGTAAAAATACTAAAAG TTAA